The Litchfieldia alkalitelluris genome has a window encoding:
- the ispF gene encoding 2-C-methyl-D-erythritol 2,4-cyclodiphosphate synthase, protein MFRIGQGYDVHQLVEGRPLIIGGIEIPFEKGLLGHSDADVLLHTVADACLGAIAAGDIGKHFPDTDPAFKDADSAKLLSHVWNLIKKQGYSLGNIDCTIIAQKPKMAPYIGQMRERIAMLLDAETSQVNVKATTTEKLGFTGREEGIAAQAVVLLVKNT, encoded by the coding sequence ATGTTTCGAATTGGACAAGGCTATGATGTACATCAATTGGTTGAAGGACGGCCTCTCATTATCGGTGGAATCGAGATCCCTTTTGAAAAAGGTCTTTTAGGTCATTCAGATGCAGATGTCTTATTACATACAGTTGCAGATGCATGCTTGGGTGCAATTGCTGCTGGAGATATTGGAAAGCACTTTCCTGATACGGATCCTGCATTTAAAGATGCAGACTCTGCTAAATTGTTATCTCATGTATGGAACTTAATTAAAAAGCAAGGATATTCCTTAGGAAATATAGACTGTACCATTATTGCACAAAAACCAAAAATGGCGCCGTATATAGGCCAAATGAGGGAACGAATTGCCATGTTACTAGATGCAGAAACTTCTCAGGTAAATGTAAAAGCAACCACAACAGAAAAACTTGGTTTCACAGGACGTGAAGAAGGAATTGCAGCACAAGCAGTTGTTTTATTAGTGAAAAACACGTAA
- the ispD gene encoding 2-C-methyl-D-erythritol 4-phosphate cytidylyltransferase — protein MQYEIIILAAGQGSRMQAGINKQFLEIQSVPLIVHTLRAFEEDQRCNGIILVINPKELDEIEALLNEYGINKVHKIVPGGKERQDSVYSGLKVIGDSSVVLVHDGARPFVKQAFIHTLVEKALTHSAAVLAVPVKETIKQVDSQSAVIQTIDRSNVWAIQTPQAFQIDILRDAHEKAVQEGFLGTDDASLVERIGKNVYIVESDYMNIKITTPEDLLFAEAILKSRINNKI, from the coding sequence ATGCAATATGAAATCATTATTCTTGCTGCAGGGCAAGGTAGTCGTATGCAGGCGGGAATCAACAAACAATTTTTAGAAATCCAATCCGTGCCACTTATCGTCCATACGCTAAGAGCATTTGAAGAAGATCAACGTTGCAACGGAATTATTTTAGTCATAAATCCCAAAGAATTAGATGAAATTGAAGCTTTGTTGAATGAATATGGGATAAACAAGGTTCACAAAATTGTTCCGGGTGGTAAAGAAAGACAAGACAGTGTCTATAGTGGATTAAAAGTAATAGGGGATTCAAGTGTGGTATTAGTTCATGATGGAGCTAGGCCATTTGTGAAACAAGCGTTTATACATACTCTGGTTGAAAAGGCTTTGACCCATAGTGCGGCAGTTTTGGCTGTTCCTGTGAAGGAAACAATTAAACAAGTAGACAGCCAATCGGCAGTTATTCAAACAATTGATCGTTCTAACGTATGGGCGATACAAACTCCTCAAGCATTTCAAATAGATATCCTTAGAGATGCACATGAAAAAGCCGTACAAGAAGGATTTTTAGGTACAGATGATGCAAGTTTAGTTGAACGAATAGGAAAAAATGTGTATATTGTTGAAAGTGATTATATGAATATAAAAATAACAACACCTGAGGATTTACTTTTTGCAGAGGCAATTCTTAAGTCTAGGATAAATAATAAAATTTAA
- a CDS encoding PIN/TRAM domain-containing protein, whose translation MLKRIVHLFFLIVGGTLGIFFIPELLEILNIADVPFLDRPYTLAVLGAIILFFTTFWLVDYIVGLIKWLEDTLIKAPITDVIFGTLGLISGLIVAFLIVIPLGKIQFVVVNTVIPIFITLLLGYLGFQVGFKKRDELVSLFSISNKNKKKGIDEEEVEKKSKELKILDTSVIIDGRIADICQTGFLEGTIVIPQFVLEELQHIADSSDVLKRNRGRRGLDILNRIQKELAIKVEIYEGDFDEIQEVDSKLVKLAKLTSGVVVTNDFNLNKVCELQKVAVLNINDLANAVKPVVLPGEEMHVQVIKDGKEHNQGIAYLDDGTMIVVEDGRDYIGKHIEVLVTSVLQTSAGRMIFAKPKLLEKAL comes from the coding sequence ATGTTAAAACGGATTGTTCATTTATTTTTCTTAATCGTAGGAGGAACTCTAGGAATTTTCTTTATACCAGAGCTTCTTGAAATATTAAATATTGCTGACGTTCCTTTTTTAGATAGGCCATACACATTAGCGGTTTTAGGTGCAATTATCTTATTTTTTACTACTTTTTGGTTAGTCGATTATATCGTAGGTTTAATAAAATGGCTTGAAGATACTCTTATAAAAGCACCAATCACTGATGTTATTTTTGGTACTTTAGGTCTTATATCGGGGTTAATTGTCGCTTTCTTAATCGTGATTCCACTAGGCAAAATTCAATTTGTTGTCGTAAATACGGTCATCCCCATTTTCATTACATTACTACTAGGTTATCTCGGATTCCAAGTAGGCTTTAAGAAAAGAGATGAACTTGTAAGTTTGTTTTCTATCTCAAATAAAAACAAGAAAAAGGGAATCGATGAAGAAGAAGTAGAAAAAAAGAGTAAGGAGCTTAAAATTCTAGATACGAGTGTTATTATTGACGGAAGAATTGCTGATATCTGTCAAACTGGGTTTCTAGAAGGAACAATTGTGATTCCTCAATTTGTCTTGGAAGAGCTCCAGCACATTGCAGATTCCTCTGATGTTTTAAAAAGAAATAGAGGAAGACGAGGACTTGATATTCTTAATCGGATTCAAAAAGAATTAGCCATAAAGGTTGAAATCTATGAAGGTGATTTTGACGAAATTCAAGAAGTAGATAGTAAGTTAGTTAAGCTTGCAAAACTCACATCAGGTGTTGTTGTTACTAATGATTTTAATTTAAATAAAGTATGTGAATTACAAAAAGTTGCTGTATTAAACATCAATGATTTAGCCAACGCCGTTAAACCGGTTGTGCTACCTGGTGAAGAAATGCATGTTCAAGTCATAAAAGACGGTAAAGAACATAATCAAGGTATCGCATATCTTGATGATGGTACGATGATTGTTGTTGAAGATGGAAGAGATTATATTGGAAAGCATATAGAAGTTCTAGTAACAAGTGTTTTACAAACATCTGCAGGTAGGATGATTTTTGCAAAGCCTAAATTACTAGAAAAGGCATTATAG
- the disA gene encoding DNA integrity scanning diadenylate cyclase DisA, translated as MDEIIHHEKNLAQILKFVAPGTPIREGIENVLSAKTGGLIVIGYNSQMERIVDGGFEIDCSFSPASLYELAKMDGAIILDDAGAKILIANAQLMPDPSTYSAETGMRHRTAERVARQTGNLVIAISQRRNVITLYKGGLTYVLKDIGVILTKGNQAIQTLDKYKSVLEQSITNIGALEFENLVTFKDIIQVLHRIEMVVRIKSEILCYVNELGTEGRLLSLQLDELLVSIEEEAALILKDYSKDPVANPYSILDQLQTLSNKELLDDMIILKLLGYSPLTNMDEIICSRGYRILNKIPRLPSHIIENVVIHFKKLKLILHSTVEELDEVEGIGEVRAKNIKAGLKRIKNQLSIDREI; from the coding sequence TTGGATGAGATTATACATCATGAAAAAAATTTAGCTCAAATACTGAAATTTGTAGCTCCAGGTACACCAATTCGTGAAGGAATTGAAAATGTGCTGAGCGCCAAAACAGGAGGACTAATTGTTATTGGGTATAACTCTCAGATGGAGCGAATCGTTGATGGTGGTTTTGAAATAGATTGTAGCTTTTCTCCAGCCTCACTCTATGAGCTTGCCAAAATGGATGGTGCAATTATTTTAGATGATGCGGGTGCAAAAATATTAATTGCCAATGCACAACTAATGCCCGACCCGTCAACCTATTCTGCTGAAACTGGTATGAGACATCGAACCGCTGAGCGTGTTGCGAGGCAAACAGGAAATCTAGTTATTGCCATTTCGCAAAGAAGAAATGTCATCACACTATATAAGGGTGGCCTTACTTATGTATTAAAAGATATTGGTGTGATTTTAACAAAAGGAAATCAAGCGATACAAACACTAGATAAATATAAATCTGTTCTGGAGCAATCAATCACAAACATCGGAGCACTTGAATTTGAAAACCTAGTGACTTTTAAAGATATTATCCAAGTCTTACATCGAATTGAAATGGTAGTCAGAATAAAAAGTGAAATTCTCTGTTATGTAAATGAATTAGGAACTGAAGGAAGACTGCTTAGCCTTCAATTGGATGAGTTACTTGTTAGTATCGAGGAAGAAGCAGCATTAATCCTAAAAGACTATTCAAAAGACCCAGTAGCAAATCCCTATTCTATCCTAGACCAATTGCAGACACTATCTAATAAGGAACTGCTAGATGATATGATTATTTTAAAGCTTTTAGGCTATTCTCCATTAACAAACATGGATGAGATCATCTGTTCGAGAGGCTACCGAATTCTAAATAAAATTCCTAGACTTCCATCACATATTATAGAAAATGTAGTCATTCATTTTAAAAAATTGAAACTTATTTTACATTCAACCGTAGAGGAATTAGATGAAGTTGAAGGTATAGGTGAGGTTCGAGCTAAAAATATTAAAGCGGGTTTAAAGCGAATAAAGAATCAGCTTTCGATCGACCGAGAAATTTGA
- the radA gene encoding DNA repair protein RadA, which produces MVKRKTKFSCQACGYESAKWMGKCPGCNAWNTLVEEMEQKVARKGAFNHSNSSVLSKPSPITSIETISEPRMFTNSQEFNRVLGGGIVRGSLVLIGGDPGIGKSTLLLQVSAQLANENRVLYISGEESVKQTKLRSDRLGVTSDNLYVQSETDLEYITKSISELDPSFVVVDSIQTMYHAEISSAPGSVSQVRECTAELMRIAKTKGIAIFIVGHVTKEGSIAGPRLLEHMVDTVLYFEGERHHTYRILRAVKNRFGSTNEMGIFEMKESGLDEVANPSEIFLEERSQGAAGSTVVASMEGTRPVLVEIQALISPTSFGNPRRMATGVDQNRVSLLMAVLEKRVGLLLQNQDAYLKVAGGVKLDEPAIDLAVAVSIASSFRDKPSNATDVFVGEVGLTGEVRRVSRIEQRVQEAAKLGFKRVILPERNIGGWTIPKGIEVVGVSDVRQALQYGLGQ; this is translated from the coding sequence ATGGTAAAAAGAAAAACGAAATTTAGTTGTCAAGCATGTGGCTATGAATCCGCTAAATGGATGGGGAAATGTCCTGGATGTAATGCGTGGAATACCCTTGTGGAAGAAATGGAACAAAAGGTTGCCAGAAAAGGTGCTTTTAATCACTCGAATTCTTCTGTTTTAAGTAAGCCTTCACCTATTACCTCAATAGAAACCATTAGTGAGCCAAGAATGTTTACCAACAGTCAGGAATTCAACCGCGTGTTAGGTGGCGGTATTGTCCGTGGCTCTCTTGTCCTTATTGGTGGGGATCCTGGTATCGGTAAGTCTACATTACTACTCCAAGTTTCCGCCCAGCTAGCTAATGAAAACCGTGTCCTCTATATTTCCGGTGAGGAATCAGTCAAGCAAACAAAGCTTCGTTCTGATCGTCTCGGTGTGACTTCTGATAATTTATATGTACAATCAGAAACTGATTTAGAATATATCACCAAATCAATATCAGAATTAGATCCTTCTTTTGTTGTTGTTGACTCCATTCAAACGATGTATCATGCAGAGATTAGTTCGGCACCGGGAAGTGTTTCACAGGTGAGAGAATGTACAGCTGAATTAATGAGAATTGCAAAAACAAAGGGTATTGCCATTTTTATTGTCGGCCACGTGACAAAAGAAGGCTCAATTGCAGGTCCTAGATTATTAGAACATATGGTAGATACCGTATTATATTTTGAAGGTGAGCGCCATCATACCTATCGAATTTTACGTGCTGTAAAAAACCGTTTTGGTTCGACAAATGAGATGGGAATATTTGAGATGAAAGAATCCGGCCTGGATGAAGTAGCAAACCCTTCGGAAATCTTTCTTGAAGAGCGCTCTCAAGGGGCAGCAGGTTCTACAGTTGTGGCTTCCATGGAGGGAACGAGGCCAGTACTTGTGGAGATACAGGCACTTATTTCACCAACAAGCTTTGGAAATCCTCGAAGAATGGCAACTGGGGTTGATCAAAACCGCGTCTCGTTGTTAATGGCAGTACTAGAGAAAAGAGTGGGTTTATTGCTACAAAATCAAGATGCCTATTTAAAAGTTGCTGGAGGCGTTAAACTGGATGAACCTGCAATTGACTTAGCTGTTGCGGTCAGCATAGCATCGAGCTTTAGAGATAAACCATCTAATGCCACAGATGTTTTTGTTGGCGAAGTAGGACTAACGGGTGAGGTCCGCCGTGTATCCCGTATTGAGCAAAGGGTTCAAGAAGCAGCTAAGCTCGGATTCAAAAGAGTCATTTTACCAGAAAGAAATATTGGGGGATGGACAATACCAAAAGGGATTGAGGTAGTAGGTGTCTCTGATGTACGTCAGGCACTCCAATATGGATTAGGACAATAG